The following coding sequences lie in one Hydrogenophaga sp. PBL-H3 genomic window:
- a CDS encoding C40 family peptidase, with amino-acid sequence MRRILPVLLLSLAAAAQAAPPDAAFEDMDALLAEKGLMSRLGSQIQHARDSVSVQASGLVINAMAFLGVPYKYGGNSVDTGFDCSGFVRAVFEQSVGKILPRRSDEQAAATQEIDRSELKPGDLVFFNTMRRAFSHVGIYVGDGKFIHSPRSGSQVRVEDMRMAYWSTRFNGARRVPIVGASGPVPTSP; translated from the coding sequence ATGCGTCGAATCCTCCCTGTCCTCCTGCTCAGCCTCGCGGCCGCGGCCCAAGCCGCCCCCCCCGACGCCGCCTTCGAAGACATGGACGCATTGCTGGCGGAAAAGGGACTGATGTCCCGATTGGGCAGCCAGATCCAGCATGCGCGCGACAGCGTGAGCGTGCAGGCTTCGGGCCTGGTCATCAACGCCATGGCCTTTCTCGGCGTGCCCTACAAATACGGTGGCAACTCGGTGGACACCGGTTTCGACTGCAGCGGCTTCGTGCGGGCCGTTTTCGAACAGTCGGTGGGCAAGATCCTGCCCCGCCGCTCCGACGAGCAGGCCGCTGCCACCCAGGAAATCGACCGAAGCGAACTCAAACCCGGTGATCTGGTGTTCTTCAACACCATGCGCCGAGCCTTCAGCCACGTGGGCATCTACGTGGGTGACGGCAAGTTCATCCACTCACCCCGTTCTGGCTCCCAGGTGCGCGTGGAGGACATGCGCATGGCCTACTGGAGCACACGCTTCAACGGTGCGCGGCGCGTGCCCATCGTGGGAGCCAGTGGCCCGGTGCCCACGTCGCCGTGA
- a CDS encoding 4-hydroxyphenylacetate 3-hydroxylase family protein, with protein sequence MNTTDKTPLLMSAQDYRDSLRRYKPRVFVEGRLVDSVADERAFQPGINAVGLTYDFALEARYAPLMTAVQHTSGRTVNRLSHLSTSSGDLLNKLEAVRLICQETGCAQRYLTHDAVNAIAQVSARIDDARGTTEHTDRFHHYLHRIQDQDLTLGVAMTDAKGDRSRRPHEQANVDSYVHVVERNAVHNGMRGIVISGTKAIVTGAPYMHELLVMPCRNMGREDADFAVCCAVPIDAPGLTIVARPAGRPGEKLEHGDALFSRKYGQSTGVCIFDRVFVPWDSVFFAGEWEHSGHLTYSYATHHRQTCIAARAGFGDLLIGAGALMCEANGFDPGQETHLREQMVELITITEGFYACGVAASVYGKADEHSQTFMPDPVFANIGKLLLATKIYDMHRIAHYVSGGLIVTLPGPDEDHNPETGAKLSEVLRANPDVPYEQRIETARFIEDLTAGYQGGWYSVISLHGGGSPAAMKQEIWRNYPVGNKVELVERLLERGIAADGSAAAAPHDPARAITKNRQPGQCCDTGCTTPGQAVMVDLPTVQGTLPSRRPS encoded by the coding sequence ATGAACACCACAGACAAAACCCCGCTGCTCATGAGCGCTCAGGACTACCGCGATTCCCTGCGCCGCTACAAACCCCGGGTGTTCGTTGAAGGGCGTCTCGTCGACAGCGTTGCCGACGAGCGTGCGTTCCAGCCGGGCATCAATGCCGTGGGCCTGACCTACGACTTTGCCCTCGAGGCCCGATATGCGCCACTGATGACGGCGGTGCAGCACACCAGCGGACGCACGGTCAACCGGCTCAGCCACCTGAGCACCAGCAGTGGCGACCTGCTCAACAAGCTGGAAGCGGTGCGCCTGATTTGCCAGGAAACCGGCTGCGCTCAGCGCTACCTCACCCACGACGCGGTCAACGCGATCGCACAGGTCAGCGCGCGCATCGACGACGCGCGAGGCACCACCGAGCACACCGATCGCTTTCACCACTACCTGCACCGCATCCAGGACCAGGACCTCACCCTGGGCGTGGCCATGACCGACGCCAAGGGCGACCGCAGCCGCCGCCCGCACGAGCAGGCCAATGTGGACAGCTACGTGCATGTGGTCGAACGCAACGCCGTCCACAACGGCATGCGCGGCATCGTGATCAGCGGCACCAAGGCCATCGTCACTGGCGCGCCCTACATGCACGAACTGCTGGTGATGCCGTGCCGCAACATGGGCCGGGAAGATGCCGACTTCGCCGTGTGTTGCGCCGTGCCCATCGACGCGCCCGGCCTGACCATCGTGGCCCGGCCCGCCGGGCGGCCGGGCGAAAAACTGGAGCATGGCGACGCGCTGTTCAGCCGCAAGTACGGCCAGAGCACCGGCGTCTGTATCTTCGACCGGGTCTTTGTTCCCTGGGACAGCGTGTTCTTCGCTGGCGAGTGGGAGCATTCGGGCCACCTCACCTACAGCTACGCCACCCACCACCGCCAGACCTGCATCGCAGCCCGCGCGGGCTTTGGCGACCTGCTCATTGGCGCAGGCGCCCTGATGTGCGAAGCCAATGGCTTCGACCCGGGCCAGGAAACGCACTTGCGCGAGCAAATGGTGGAGCTGATCACCATCACCGAAGGCTTCTATGCCTGCGGAGTGGCGGCCAGCGTCTACGGCAAGGCCGACGAGCACAGCCAGACCTTCATGCCCGACCCGGTGTTTGCCAACATCGGCAAGCTGCTGCTGGCCACGAAAATCTACGACATGCACCGGATCGCGCACTACGTCAGCGGCGGTCTCATCGTCACCCTGCCCGGGCCCGACGAGGACCACAACCCCGAGACCGGCGCCAAGCTCAGCGAGGTGTTGCGCGCCAACCCCGACGTGCCGTACGAACAGCGCATCGAAACCGCGCGCTTCATCGAGGACCTGACGGCCGGCTACCAGGGCGGCTGGTACAGCGTGATCAGCCTGCACGGCGGCGGCTCACCGGCCGCCATGAAGCAGGAAATCTGGCGCAACTACCCGGTGGGCAACAAGGTCGAGCTGGTCGAGCGCCTGCTGGAGCGTGGCATCGCCGCCGACGGCAGCGCTGCTGCGGCCCCGCACGACCCGGCCCGCGCCATCACGAAAAACCGCCAACCCGGTCAATGCTGCGACACCGGCTGCACCACGCCGGGCCAGGCGGTCATGGTCGATCTGCCCACGGTGCAAGGCACCCTGCCCTCACGTCGGCCAAGCTGA
- a CDS encoding TetR/AcrR family transcriptional regulator translates to MEVQLHELTPVLSAADQEALERQQQQRQQRQVAMSDTRRALVLDAARSVFAEKGVEGASIREIARRAGYTPGAIYSYFDSKEAIYAALLAESLERLNAEVAAARAFKLQPELTLAAKAQAWFGFYARNPRDLDLGFYLVQGLAPRGLTSELNQQLNGRLQDALRPCEVALQAMGLSPDLALRENTALFAHGVGLLLLQHTGRIRLFGQSAESLFAAYVEQLVERLRPGASAASRAVDQPDLFGL, encoded by the coding sequence ATGGAAGTCCAGTTGCACGAACTCACACCGGTCCTGTCGGCCGCCGACCAGGAGGCGTTGGAGCGCCAGCAACAGCAACGCCAGCAGCGCCAGGTGGCCATGTCGGACACGCGCCGCGCCCTGGTGCTCGACGCCGCGCGCAGCGTGTTTGCTGAAAAGGGCGTCGAGGGCGCGAGCATCCGCGAGATCGCGCGCCGCGCTGGCTACACACCGGGAGCGATTTACAGCTATTTCGACAGCAAGGAGGCGATCTATGCCGCCTTGTTGGCCGAGTCGCTGGAGCGGCTCAACGCCGAGGTGGCGGCTGCTCGGGCGTTCAAGTTGCAGCCGGAATTGACCCTGGCGGCCAAGGCACAGGCCTGGTTCGGCTTTTATGCCCGCAACCCGCGCGACCTGGACCTGGGCTTCTACCTGGTGCAGGGCCTGGCACCCCGGGGCCTGACCAGCGAACTCAACCAGCAACTCAACGGCCGCCTGCAGGACGCGCTGCGCCCGTGCGAGGTGGCGCTGCAGGCGATGGGCCTGTCGCCCGACCTGGCCTTGCGTGAAAACACCGCGCTGTTCGCGCACGGCGTGGGCTTGCTGCTGCTGCAGCACACTGGGCGCATCCGGCTGTTTGGTCAGTCGGCGGAGTCGTTGTTCGCGGCGTATGTGGAGCAGTTGGTGGAGCGCCTGCGTCCGGGTGCATCCGCGGCTTCGCGGGCGGTGGATCAGCCAGATCTGTTCGGCCTCTGA
- a CDS encoding isochorismatase family protein: MLLDADDSQLVLVDYQARLMPAIFEGPQVLANAVRLARMAQLLEVPAWGTEQNPEKLGLNPPELRELCRRTLAKMHFGAVSDGLGDWLRPPARPAQGGGNARSLPKHLQKPAAAPAAERQTVVVAGCEAHVCLMQTALELIEQEFDVWVVTDACGSRTERNRDAAFDRLAGAGAELVTTEMVAFEWLRTAEHPLFRDVQALIK, translated from the coding sequence ATGCTGCTGGACGCTGACGACTCCCAACTGGTGCTGGTGGATTACCAGGCCCGCCTGATGCCCGCCATTTTTGAAGGCCCCCAGGTACTGGCGAACGCCGTGCGCTTGGCCCGCATGGCCCAACTGCTGGAGGTACCGGCCTGGGGCACCGAACAGAACCCCGAGAAACTGGGGCTCAACCCGCCGGAATTGCGTGAGTTGTGCCGCAGGACGCTGGCCAAGATGCACTTTGGCGCGGTGTCCGATGGATTGGGCGACTGGTTGCGCCCCCCCGCGCGGCCAGCTCAGGGTGGCGGCAACGCGCGCAGTCTCCCGAAGCATCTTCAGAAGCCCGCTGCAGCGCCGGCGGCTGAACGCCAGACTGTGGTGGTGGCCGGCTGCGAAGCCCATGTGTGCTTGATGCAGACCGCGCTGGAGCTGATCGAGCAGGAGTTCGACGTGTGGGTGGTGACCGACGCCTGCGGTTCGCGCACTGAGCGCAATCGCGACGCGGCGTTTGACCGCCTCGCCGGTGCCGGGGCAGAACTGGTGACGACCGAGATGGTGGCCTTCGAGTGGCTCCGTACCGCTGAGCACCCGCTGTTTCGCGACGTGCAGGCGCTTATCAAATAA
- a CDS encoding propionate--CoA ligase translates to MSQALGYADFYRRSIEDRDAFWTEQATLVDWKKPFDRVCNHDNPPFARWFEGGLTNLCHNAVDRHLKDRPDQNALIFVSTETEVERTYSFRELHAEVQRMAAVLLSLGVKKGERVLIYMPMVPEAAFAMLACARIGAIHSVVFGGFASHSLASRIEDASPVAIVSADAGSRGGKVVEYKPLLDEAIRLSAHKPSKVLMVNRGLAPMKLTPGRDVDYASAREQHLQTVVPCEWVDATHPSYTLYTSGTTGKPKGVQRDTGGYAVALAASMKHVFMGEPGETYFSTSDIGWVVGHSYIVYGPLIAGMATIMYEGLPIRPDAGIWWELVEKYKVSVMFSAPTAVRVLKKYDASFIKDHDLSSLKALFLAGEPLDEPTAQWIADALGKPIIDNYWQTETGWPILSLCNGVEPASSKFGSPGRAVYGYNVKLLDDQTGAELTEPGQKGVVAIEGPLPPGCMQTVWRDDERFVKTYWSSVPGKMVYSTFDWGIKDEDGYFFILGRTDDVINVAGHRLGTREIEESISSHPRIAEVAVVGVADQLKGQVAMAFAVVKDASTLTDDASRLKLEGEVMKVVDEQLGAVARPARVRFVAVLPKTRSGKLLRRAIQAVCEGRDPGDLTTMDDPAALQQIKDLLA, encoded by the coding sequence ATGAGTCAAGCCCTGGGTTACGCCGATTTCTACCGCCGTTCCATCGAAGACCGCGATGCCTTCTGGACGGAGCAGGCCACCCTGGTGGACTGGAAGAAGCCGTTTGACCGGGTCTGCAACCACGACAACCCGCCGTTTGCCCGCTGGTTTGAAGGGGGGCTCACCAACCTGTGTCACAACGCGGTGGACCGCCATCTGAAGGATCGTCCGGACCAGAACGCGCTGATCTTCGTTTCCACCGAAACCGAGGTGGAGCGCACCTACAGCTTTCGCGAACTGCACGCCGAGGTGCAGCGCATGGCCGCGGTCTTGCTCAGCCTGGGGGTGAAGAAGGGCGAGCGCGTGTTGATCTACATGCCGATGGTTCCGGAGGCCGCTTTTGCCATGCTGGCTTGCGCGCGCATCGGTGCCATCCACTCGGTGGTGTTCGGCGGCTTCGCCAGCCATTCACTGGCCAGCCGCATCGAAGACGCTTCTCCGGTAGCCATCGTGAGCGCCGACGCCGGCTCGCGTGGCGGCAAGGTGGTCGAGTACAAGCCGCTGCTCGACGAGGCCATCCGTCTCTCGGCCCACAAACCTTCCAAGGTTTTGATGGTGAATCGGGGACTGGCTCCGATGAAGCTCACGCCCGGACGCGATGTGGACTACGCCAGCGCACGAGAACAGCATCTGCAAACCGTGGTGCCTTGCGAATGGGTGGATGCCACCCACCCGAGTTACACGCTCTACACCAGCGGCACCACGGGCAAACCCAAGGGTGTGCAGCGCGATACCGGTGGCTACGCCGTGGCGCTGGCCGCCAGCATGAAGCACGTGTTCATGGGCGAGCCGGGCGAAACCTACTTCTCCACCAGTGACATCGGCTGGGTGGTGGGCCACAGCTACATCGTCTACGGTCCACTGATCGCCGGCATGGCCACCATCATGTACGAAGGTCTGCCGATCCGCCCGGACGCTGGCATCTGGTGGGAGCTGGTCGAGAAGTACAAGGTCAGCGTCATGTTCAGCGCGCCCACGGCGGTGCGGGTGCTCAAGAAGTACGACGCCTCCTTCATCAAGGACCACGATCTCTCCAGCCTCAAGGCCTTGTTTCTTGCTGGCGAGCCGCTGGACGAGCCCACCGCGCAGTGGATCGCCGACGCGCTGGGCAAACCCATCATCGACAACTACTGGCAGACGGAAACCGGCTGGCCCATCCTGTCGTTGTGCAACGGCGTGGAGCCTGCCAGCAGCAAGTTCGGCTCGCCCGGGCGCGCGGTGTACGGCTACAACGTCAAGCTGCTGGACGACCAGACCGGAGCCGAGCTCACCGAGCCCGGGCAAAAGGGCGTGGTGGCCATCGAAGGCCCTCTGCCACCCGGCTGCATGCAGACCGTGTGGCGCGACGACGAACGCTTCGTCAAGACCTACTGGTCCAGCGTGCCGGGCAAGATGGTCTACAGCACCTTCGACTGGGGCATCAAGGACGAAGACGGGTACTTCTTCATCCTGGGCCGCACCGACGACGTGATCAACGTTGCGGGCCACCGCCTGGGCACGCGCGAGATCGAGGAGAGCATTTCCAGCCACCCGCGCATCGCCGAGGTGGCGGTGGTCGGCGTGGCCGATCAGCTCAAGGGCCAGGTGGCCATGGCCTTTGCCGTGGTCAAGGACGCTTCAACGCTGACCGACGACGCCTCACGCCTGAAGCTTGAAGGCGAAGTGATGAAGGTGGTGGACGAGCAGTTGGGTGCCGTGGCGAGACCTGCCCGCGTGCGTTTCGTGGCGGTGTTGCCCAAGACGCGCAGCGGCAAGCTGCTGCGCCGGGCGATCCAGGCGGTGTGTGAAGGGCGCGACCCCGGCGACCTCACCACCATGGACGACCCGGCCGCGTTGCAGCAGATCAAGGATCTGCTGGCCTGA
- a CDS encoding ArsR/SmtB family transcription factor gives MDKMIASEAQVERVRVFELAAELFGVLATPMRLRILSALCDREKSVSQLLQEIDTTQPNLSQHLNLLYRSGVLAKRKEGTQVIYRVQSEKAVMLCRTVCTQIAIEIDEPSAVPASERLSPRVTS, from the coding sequence ATGGACAAGATGATTGCATCCGAGGCGCAGGTGGAGCGGGTCCGGGTCTTTGAACTCGCCGCGGAACTCTTTGGCGTCCTGGCCACGCCCATGCGCCTGCGCATCCTCAGCGCCTTGTGTGACCGCGAAAAATCGGTTTCCCAGTTGCTGCAGGAGATCGACACCACCCAGCCCAACCTGTCCCAGCACCTGAACCTGCTCTACCGCTCGGGCGTGTTGGCCAAGCGCAAGGAAGGCACGCAGGTCATCTACCGGGTGCAAAGTGAGAAGGCGGTCATGTTGTGCCGCACCGTGTGCACACAGATCGCCATCGAGATCGACGAGCCCAGTGCCGTGCCGGCTTCCGAGCGGCTTTCACCCCGGGTGACATCCTGA
- a CDS encoding 2-oxoglutarate dehydrogenase E1 component has protein sequence MSDSQANGGNVYVAYKTNSYLFGGNAPYVEEMYENYLANPGSVPDNWRGYFDALQNVPAGDGSDARDVPHQPVINAFADRAKQGGTKVVIATGADSDLGRKRVAVQQLIAAYRNVGARWADLDPLKRAERDNIPELDLAFYGFADADLEIIFNTSNTFFGKETMSLRELLNALRETYCGSIGAEYMYITDQSQKRWWQERLESTRSKPAYNAEKKKHILDRLTAAEGLERFLHTKYVGQKRFSLEGGESFIASMDELIRQAGQVGIQEIVIGMAHRGRLNVLVNTLGKMPKDLFAEFDHTAPEDLPSGDVKYHQGFSSDVTTPGGPVHLSLAFNPSHLEIVNPVVEGSVRARMDRRGDPLGKQVLPVLVHGDAAFAGQGVVMETLALAETRGYSTGGTVHLVINNQIGFTTSDPRDSRSTLYCSDVVKMIESPVLHVNGDDPEAVVYATQLALEFRMAFQKDVVVDIVCFRKLGHNEQDTPSLTQPLMYKKIASHPGTRKLYADKLVAQGLGETLGDDMVKAYRAALDDGRHTVDPVLTNFKSKFAVDWSPYLNKKWTDSSDSAIPMAEWKRLSERLTTIPDNISPHQLVKKVYADRAAMGRGEIPVDWGMGEHMAFASLVASGFPVRLSGEDCGRGTFTHRHAVIHDQNREKFDEGTYVPLQNVADNQAPFVVIDSILSEEAVLAFEYGYASNDPNTLVIWEAQFGDFVNGAQVVIDQFIASGEVKWGRVNGITMMLPHGYEGQGPEHSSARLERFMQMAADTNMQIVQPTTASQIFHVLRRQMIRGLRKPLVIFTPKSLLRNKDATSPLSEFTKGGFQTVIPDQSADVAKKAEKVKRVVCCSGKVYYDLVKKREERESDDVAIIRVEQLYPFPHKVFGAELRKYPNATDIVWCQDEPQNQGAWFFVQHYIHENMLDGQKLGYAGRAASASPAVGYSHLHQEQQKNLIDAAFGKLKGYILTK, from the coding sequence ATGAGCGATTCCCAAGCCAATGGGGGCAACGTCTATGTTGCCTACAAGACCAACTCGTACCTCTTCGGTGGCAACGCGCCGTATGTGGAAGAGATGTACGAGAACTACCTCGCCAACCCCGGCAGCGTGCCGGACAACTGGCGTGGGTACTTTGATGCACTTCAAAACGTCCCCGCCGGCGATGGCTCTGACGCACGCGATGTGCCGCACCAGCCCGTCATCAATGCCTTTGCCGACCGCGCCAAGCAGGGCGGCACCAAGGTCGTCATCGCCACGGGCGCTGATTCCGACCTCGGCCGCAAGCGCGTTGCAGTCCAGCAACTGATTGCCGCCTACCGCAACGTGGGTGCCCGCTGGGCCGACCTCGATCCGCTCAAGCGCGCCGAGCGCGACAACATTCCCGAGCTCGATCTGGCGTTCTACGGCTTTGCCGACGCCGATCTGGAAATCATCTTCAACACGAGCAACACCTTCTTCGGCAAGGAGACGATGTCCCTGCGCGAGTTGCTCAATGCCCTGCGTGAAACCTACTGCGGCTCCATCGGCGCCGAGTACATGTACATCACGGACCAGAGCCAGAAGCGCTGGTGGCAGGAACGCCTGGAGAGCACCCGCTCCAAGCCGGCCTACAACGCCGAGAAGAAGAAGCACATCCTCGACCGCCTGACCGCAGCAGAAGGCCTGGAGCGTTTCCTGCACACGAAATACGTGGGCCAGAAGCGCTTCTCGCTCGAAGGTGGTGAGAGTTTCATTGCATCCATGGACGAGCTGATCCGCCAGGCGGGCCAGGTCGGCATCCAGGAAATCGTGATCGGCATGGCCCACCGCGGTCGCTTGAACGTGCTGGTCAACACCCTGGGCAAGATGCCCAAGGACCTGTTCGCCGAGTTCGACCACACCGCCCCTGAAGACCTGCCGTCCGGCGACGTGAAATACCACCAGGGTTTCAGCTCCGACGTGACCACCCCCGGTGGCCCGGTCCACCTGTCTCTGGCGTTCAACCCCTCGCACCTGGAGATCGTCAACCCCGTGGTTGAGGGCTCGGTGCGTGCCCGCATGGACCGCCGCGGCGACCCGCTGGGCAAGCAGGTGCTTCCCGTTCTGGTGCACGGCGACGCAGCGTTTGCCGGCCAGGGTGTGGTGATGGAAACGCTTGCGCTGGCCGAAACGCGTGGCTATTCCACCGGCGGCACGGTGCACCTGGTGATCAACAACCAGATCGGCTTCACCACCTCCGATCCGCGCGACAGCCGCTCCACACTGTACTGCTCCGATGTCGTCAAGATGATCGAGTCGCCGGTGCTGCACGTGAACGGTGACGACCCGGAAGCCGTGGTGTACGCCACCCAGCTCGCGCTCGAATTCCGAATGGCCTTCCAGAAGGACGTGGTGGTCGACATCGTGTGTTTCCGCAAGCTCGGCCACAACGAGCAGGACACCCCGAGCCTGACCCAGCCGCTGATGTACAAGAAGATCGCGTCCCACCCCGGGACGCGCAAGCTGTACGCCGACAAGCTGGTTGCGCAAGGTCTGGGCGAGACGCTCGGTGACGACATGGTCAAGGCCTACCGCGCCGCACTCGATGATGGCCGCCACACGGTGGACCCGGTGCTCACCAACTTCAAGAGCAAGTTCGCGGTCGACTGGAGTCCGTACCTCAACAAGAAGTGGACCGACAGCTCCGACTCCGCGATTCCCATGGCCGAATGGAAGCGTTTGTCGGAGCGACTCACCACGATCCCCGACAACATCTCGCCACACCAGTTGGTGAAGAAGGTGTACGCCGACCGCGCGGCCATGGGCCGCGGCGAGATTCCGGTGGACTGGGGTATGGGCGAACACATGGCCTTTGCCTCGCTGGTGGCCAGCGGCTTCCCGGTGCGCCTGTCGGGCGAAGATTGCGGCCGCGGCACGTTCACGCACCGCCACGCCGTGATTCACGACCAGAACCGCGAGAAGTTCGACGAGGGCACCTACGTGCCGCTGCAGAACGTGGCCGACAACCAGGCTCCTTTCGTGGTGATCGACTCGATCCTGTCGGAAGAAGCGGTGCTGGCCTTTGAGTATGGCTACGCCTCCAATGACCCCAACACGCTGGTGATCTGGGAAGCGCAGTTCGGCGATTTCGTCAACGGCGCCCAGGTGGTGATCGACCAGTTCATCGCCTCCGGCGAAGTGAAGTGGGGCCGTGTCAACGGCATCACCATGATGCTGCCGCACGGCTACGAAGGCCAGGGCCCCGAGCACAGCTCGGCGCGTCTGGAGCGCTTCATGCAGATGGCTGCCGACACCAACATGCAGATCGTGCAGCCCACCACGGCCAGCCAGATATTCCATGTGCTGCGCCGTCAGATGATCCGCGGGCTGCGCAAGCCGCTGGTGATCTTCACGCCCAAGTCGCTCTTGCGCAACAAGGACGCGACCTCGCCGCTGTCCGAGTTCACCAAGGGCGGCTTCCAGACCGTCATCCCCGACCAGAGCGCCGACGTGGCGAAGAAGGCTGAGAAGGTCAAGCGCGTCGTCTGCTGCTCGGGCAAGGTGTACTACGACCTGGTGAAGAAGCGCGAGGAGCGCGAGTCTGACGACGTGGCCATCATCCGCGTCGAGCAGCTTTACCCGTTCCCGCACAAGGTGTTTGGTGCCGAGCTGCGCAAGTACCCCAACGCCACCGACATCGTGTGGTGCCAGGACGAACCGCAAAACCAGGGTGCCTGGTTCTTCGTGCAGCACTACATCCACGAGAACATGCTTGACGGTCAGAAGCTCGGCTACGCCGGGCGCGCTGCTTCCGCCTCGCCAGCGGTGGGTTATTCCCATCTGCACCAGGAACAGCAGAAGAACCTGATCGACGCCGCCTTCGGCAAGCTCAAGGGCTACATCCTCACCAAGTAA
- the odhB gene encoding 2-oxoglutarate dehydrogenase complex dihydrolipoyllysine-residue succinyltransferase yields MAIVEVKVPQLSESVAEATMLQWKKKVGDAVAVDEILIEIETDKVVLEVPAPSAGVLVEILQADGATVAAEQLIARIDTAAVAGAPAPAAAAAPAAAPAPAAAAAALASTSKAGVAMPAAAKLMADNNLASGSVPGTGKDGRVTKGDVLSAVAAPKPAVAAPVAIPTGAPAKVLPQVPVVAPDLGDRPQERVPMTRLRARVAERLLQSQSTNAILTTFNEINMAPVMEMRKKFQEKFEKEHGVKLGFMSFFVKAAVHALKKYPILNASVDGNDIVYHGFFDIGIAVGSPRGLVVPILRNADQMSFADIEKKIAEYGQKAKDGKLGIDEMTGGTFSISNGGTFGSMMSTPIINPPQSAILGVHATKDRAMVENGQVVVRPMNYFAMSYDHRIIDGREAVLGLVAMKEALEDPARLLFDI; encoded by the coding sequence ATGGCAATCGTAGAAGTCAAAGTTCCGCAGCTCTCCGAATCGGTGGCCGAAGCCACCATGCTGCAGTGGAAGAAAAAAGTCGGTGACGCGGTGGCGGTCGACGAGATCCTGATCGAAATCGAGACCGACAAGGTCGTGCTCGAAGTGCCGGCTCCCTCGGCCGGCGTGCTGGTTGAAATCCTCCAGGCCGACGGCGCCACCGTGGCGGCCGAGCAGTTGATTGCGCGCATCGACACGGCCGCTGTGGCCGGTGCTCCCGCACCCGCCGCTGCAGCTGCGCCAGCTGCTGCTCCGGCGCCTGCCGCAGCAGCAGCTGCCCTCGCGTCCACCAGCAAAGCCGGCGTGGCCATGCCCGCCGCCGCCAAGCTCATGGCCGACAACAACCTGGCTTCGGGCTCGGTGCCCGGCACCGGCAAAGACGGCCGCGTGACCAAGGGCGACGTGTTGTCGGCCGTGGCAGCTCCCAAGCCGGCGGTGGCCGCACCCGTGGCCATTCCCACAGGCGCACCCGCCAAGGTGCTGCCGCAGGTGCCCGTGGTCGCCCCCGACCTGGGTGACCGCCCGCAAGAGCGTGTGCCCATGACCCGCCTGCGCGCCCGCGTGGCCGAGCGCCTGCTGCAGTCGCAGTCGACCAACGCCATCCTGACCACCTTCAACGAGATCAACATGGCCCCGGTCATGGAGATGCGCAAGAAGTTCCAGGAGAAGTTCGAGAAGGAACACGGCGTCAAGCTCGGCTTCATGAGCTTCTTCGTCAAGGCCGCGGTGCACGCGCTGAAGAAGTACCCCATCCTGAACGCCTCGGTGGATGGCAACGACATCGTCTACCACGGCTTCTTCGACATCGGCATTGCCGTGGGTTCGCCGCGTGGCCTGGTGGTGCCCATCCTGCGCAACGCCGACCAGATGAGCTTCGCCGACATCGAGAAGAAGATCGCCGAGTACGGCCAGAAAGCCAAGGACGGCAAGCTGGGCATCGACGAAATGACCGGGGGCACCTTCTCCATTTCCAACGGCGGCACCTTCGGCTCGATGATGTCCACCCCCATCATCAACCCGCCGCAGTCGGCCATCCTGGGCGTGCACGCCACCAAGGACCGCGCCATGGTGGAAAACGGCCAGGTCGTCGTTCGCCCCATGAACTACTTCGCCATGTCCTACGACCACCGCATCATCGACGGCCGCGAAGCCGTGCTGGGCCTGGTGGCCATGAAAGAAGCGCTGGAAGATCCGGCCCGTCTCTTGTTCGACATCTGA